From the Aquitalea magnusonii genome, one window contains:
- a CDS encoding LysR family transcriptional regulator, which translates to MAEINADEILRHLSARLKMRHLILLLNIQQHGSLTRVAEQMASSQPAITNALSELEGMFGGALFDRSTRGMAPTALGKLVLARARAMLHDLDHLVRDMASAAAGFDAHLHVGVIPFISGRLLSAAIRRAMPADSKGLTVTIHEGTSDQLLPQLQDHTLDIVIGRASSTVDLRGVEFNLLYRQQPRLIASRRLAAQLGRVRLDWGQLVGLDWILGAPNTPMREQVADIFLAAGIAPPVPIVESYSSKLIGEMIVASERAVSIVPADIAEELARTTGLAIVPYSFDWTLPPIAMFTRAASQSRPLADFARALLELSREG; encoded by the coding sequence ATGGCCGAAATCAATGCCGATGAGATCCTGCGCCACCTGTCTGCCCGGCTGAAAATGCGCCACCTGATCCTGCTGCTGAACATCCAGCAGCATGGCTCACTGACTCGGGTGGCGGAGCAGATGGCCAGCAGCCAGCCGGCCATCACCAATGCCCTGTCCGAGCTGGAGGGCATGTTTGGCGGTGCGCTGTTTGACCGTTCGACGCGCGGCATGGCCCCCACGGCGCTGGGCAAACTGGTGCTGGCGCGGGCGCGGGCCATGCTGCACGATCTGGATCATCTGGTGCGCGATATGGCCAGTGCGGCGGCCGGCTTCGATGCCCACCTGCATGTGGGGGTGATTCCCTTTATCTCGGGCCGTTTGCTGTCCGCCGCCATCCGCCGCGCCATGCCGGCGGACAGCAAGGGCCTGACCGTGACCATTCATGAAGGCACCAGTGATCAGTTGCTGCCGCAATTGCAGGATCACACGCTGGACATCGTGATTGGCCGGGCTTCTTCCACGGTGGACTTGCGTGGCGTGGAGTTCAATCTGCTCTACCGGCAACAGCCGCGCCTGATTGCCAGCCGCCGCCTGGCCGCGCAGCTAGGCCGCGTCCGGCTGGACTGGGGGCAGTTGGTGGGGCTGGACTGGATCTTGGGCGCACCCAATACGCCAATGCGCGAGCAGGTGGCGGATATCTTTCTGGCTGCCGGTATCGCGCCGCCTGTGCCTATTGTCGAGAGCTATTCCTCCAAGCTGATTGGCGAAATGATTGTGGCCAGCGAACGGGCCGTGTCCATCGTGCCGGCGGATATCGCCGAAGAACTGGCACGCACCACGGGTTTGGCCATTGTGCCGTATTCCTTTGACTGGACCTTGCCTCCCATTGCCATGTTTACCCGTGCCGCCAGCCAGTCGCGCCCGCTGGCCGACTTTGCCCGCGCCTTGCTGGAACTGAGCCGCGAAGGCTGA